The following proteins are encoded in a genomic region of Nicotiana sylvestris chromosome 4, ASM39365v2, whole genome shotgun sequence:
- the LOC138889110 gene encoding secreted RxLR effector protein 161-like — MEESKEIDTPIATATKFDIDEPGSSVDQNLYRGMISSLLYLTASRPDILFSVGFYTRFQGNPKESHLTAIKMILRYLKGITDLCLWYPKGSNFNLVGYADADYAGFLVDRKSTSGMAHFLGSCLVSWDTKKQNSVALSNAKAEYVAAASCCAQLLWIK; from the coding sequence atggaagaatcaaaagaaatagacacacccattgcaactgccaccaAATTTgacattgatgaacctggttcatcagttgatcaaaacttgtataggggtatgattagttcactcttgtatcttactgcaAGCAGACCTGACATTCTTTTCAGTGTAGGGTTTTATACTCGTTTTCAGGGaaatccaaaggagtctcacttgactgctatCAAGatgatactgagatatttgaaaggcattACTGATTTGTGTCTTTGGTAccccaaaggtagtaattttaatctagtaggatatgctgatgctgattatgcaggtttcctagtggataggaaaagcacctcaggtatggcccactttcttggttcatgtcttgtgtcatgggatACCAAAAAGCAAAACTCAGTGGCCTTATCTAATGCTAAAGCTGAGTATGTTgctgctgcctcttgttgtgctcaattgttatggATCAAATAG